A stretch of the Sphingobacterium thalpophilum genome encodes the following:
- a CDS encoding helix-turn-helix domain-containing protein: MKIPYTLYIDDKRLNLNEQLQNIPDGCRYQLPFAKEKRLMKVPELQLFSQQLVNNPFFIDLIEIDVKEHTYIPYVIHDRQLYMYFMLKGSLLYTTEKKRPIVRTQANTLMMSYYDKGSYFAYAKKGKHIALVVSIDPDWITSITHDYKNIQCILQRFTHSKRLYETMYQRRMDRQIQRWLYKIYSYSRDNKGALDGNLRKYISLLLEYYDKALEDQDNDIAFEIKTFIDSNYCDARLNTKFLADHFNMTERTLSNIFKRRYNLSVQQYYTDLRMEKAITLMDQENMNIKDVYMKIGYTDERTFRYALEGYQKRNK; this comes from the coding sequence ATGAAGATACCCTATACTCTATATATCGATGATAAACGGCTAAATCTCAATGAGCAGCTCCAAAATATTCCCGATGGGTGCAGGTATCAATTACCCTTTGCTAAAGAAAAACGACTTATGAAAGTGCCGGAGTTACAATTATTCAGTCAACAGCTGGTTAACAATCCATTCTTTATTGATCTGATTGAGATTGATGTTAAAGAACACACTTACATTCCTTACGTTATCCACGATAGGCAACTGTATATGTATTTTATGTTAAAAGGTAGCCTGCTCTATACAACGGAAAAGAAAAGACCAATCGTCAGGACACAGGCTAACACACTCATGATGTCATACTATGACAAGGGGTCATATTTTGCCTACGCCAAGAAAGGGAAACATATCGCTTTGGTCGTGAGCATAGACCCGGACTGGATCACGAGCATCACCCATGATTATAAAAATATCCAATGTATCCTGCAAAGGTTCACCCATAGCAAACGTTTATATGAAACCATGTATCAACGCCGTATGGATCGACAAATACAACGTTGGCTTTATAAAATTTATAGCTACTCACGGGACAACAAAGGAGCATTGGATGGAAACTTACGCAAGTATATCAGTCTTTTACTGGAATACTACGATAAGGCATTGGAAGATCAGGACAACGATATAGCTTTTGAAATCAAAACTTTTATAGATTCTAACTATTGCGATGCGAGGTTAAACACTAAGTTTTTGGCGGATCATTTCAACATGACGGAACGCACCCTATCGAATATCTTCAAACGACGATACAACCTTAGTGTTCAACAATATTATACCGATCTACGTATGGAGAAAGCAATCACCTTAATGGATCAGGAGAACATGAACATCAAGGACGTTTATATGAAAATTGGATATACCGATGAAAGAACATTTCGCTATGCCTTAGAGGGCTACCAAAAACGCAATAAATAA
- a CDS encoding MauE/DoxX family redox-associated membrane protein translates to METTITYQDQRKRKQIAFNIVIALLLLLWVPVVIDKIIDFTSFKDGILNQPFSDSLGLVLIYTLPALELLIVFVLVSEKFRRIGLILSAFLMTVFTGYIAVALLGAWEKRPCGCGSVIKGMNWTQHFFFNLFFLVLSISGLYLWYKLRGSDVGNGTAEGGSAKRQI, encoded by the coding sequence ATGGAAACAACGATTACATATCAAGACCAACGAAAGAGAAAACAGATCGCTTTCAATATAGTAATTGCACTATTGCTACTCCTTTGGGTGCCAGTGGTCATCGATAAGATAATAGATTTTACATCCTTTAAAGATGGCATTTTAAATCAACCTTTTTCTGATAGTTTAGGCCTTGTCCTTATTTATACCCTGCCAGCTTTGGAGCTGTTGATCGTATTTGTATTGGTGTCAGAGAAATTCCGTAGGATCGGTTTAATACTATCCGCTTTCTTAATGACGGTCTTTACAGGTTATATAGCTGTGGCTCTCCTGGGCGCATGGGAAAAACGACCCTGCGGATGTGGATCAGTCATCAAAGGTATGAACTGGACACAGCATTTTTTCTTTAATCTATTTTTCTTGGTCCTAAGTATTAGCGGACTTTATTTATGGTACAAACTACGAGGTAGTGACGTGGGAAACGGAACTGCCGAGGGCGGGTCGGCCAAAAGACAGATATAA
- a CDS encoding NAD(P)-dependent alcohol dehydrogenase encodes METKQVKAYGSEAATEPLKEMVINRRAVQPHDVEFEVLYCGICHSDLHQIKDDFGPSFRPIVPGHEIVGRVTAIGDHVKNFKVGDLAAVGCIVDACGHCEYCETDLEPFCDEGVTYSFNSPDKISGGYTYGGFSKTYVCNEKYVLHMPEFKDMAAAAPLLCAGITVYSPLKHWGAAPGKKVGVLGIGGLGHLAIKIAKAMGAEVVVFTTSPSKVEDAKRLGADEAVLSSDEEAMAKYNRKLHFIIDTVSAKHDVNTYLNLLRHDGTVVLVGLPPEPLEIGAFNVVSGRRSFAGSNIGGIAETQEMLDFCFKHNITAESEIINIQEVNTAFERLEKGDVKYRFVIDMASLKI; translated from the coding sequence ATGGAAACAAAACAAGTAAAAGCATACGGCTCGGAAGCAGCCACAGAACCATTAAAAGAAATGGTTATTAATCGCAGGGCGGTTCAGCCTCACGATGTAGAATTTGAAGTACTGTATTGCGGCATCTGTCATTCAGATTTGCACCAGATCAAGGACGATTTCGGACCATCGTTCAGACCAATTGTTCCCGGTCACGAAATTGTGGGCAGAGTTACCGCAATAGGCGATCACGTTAAAAACTTCAAAGTCGGCGATCTTGCCGCAGTAGGCTGTATTGTAGACGCCTGCGGTCACTGCGAATACTGCGAAACAGATTTAGAGCCATTTTGCGATGAGGGCGTAACCTATTCTTTCAACAGCCCCGATAAAATTTCAGGAGGTTACACGTATGGAGGTTTCTCTAAAACCTATGTGTGCAATGAAAAATATGTATTGCACATGCCAGAATTTAAAGATATGGCAGCCGCAGCACCTTTACTTTGTGCCGGAATAACAGTGTATTCTCCATTGAAACATTGGGGAGCAGCACCGGGCAAAAAAGTTGGGGTTTTAGGAATTGGAGGTTTAGGACATTTAGCTATCAAGATTGCAAAAGCAATGGGTGCGGAAGTAGTTGTATTTACTACCTCGCCGAGCAAAGTAGAAGATGCCAAAAGATTAGGAGCTGATGAAGCCGTATTGTCATCGGATGAAGAAGCAATGGCTAAATACAACCGTAAGTTACATTTCATAATAGATACCGTTTCTGCGAAACACGATGTAAATACTTATCTCAACTTATTGCGCCACGATGGAACAGTCGTATTGGTAGGATTGCCACCGGAACCGTTGGAAATAGGTGCATTTAACGTAGTATCAGGAAGAAGAAGTTTTGCAGGCTCCAACATTGGAGGTATTGCTGAAACACAGGAAATGTTAGACTTCTGTTTCAAGCACAACATTACCGCCGAAAGCGAAATTATCAATATTCAAGAGGTAAACACAGCTTTTGAACGGTTGGAAAAAGGTGATGTGAAATACCGTTTTGTCATTGATATGGCAAGCTTGAAAATTTAG